ATACAGCGGGCTTCATGGTGTTTACCGGAATCTTATTACAAAAAGCGTATTTACGTTGGATTATGGCCGGTATGGTGGTTTTGGTAGGGTTCAGTCGGATATACCTTGCCGTTCATTATCCATTCGATGTGGTGATGGGGTGGTTGTTAGGAGTGGTATTAGGTCAACTGATGGTGTATGTCTATTATTATTTCATAAAGCAGTTACTATGAAGGACTTTATGATGGTTTTATTTGGAGGTGCAGTTGGAAGCGGTTTACGCTGGTGGATCGGTACCCGAGCTTGGTTTGAAGGGAGTTTCCCGGTAAAGACTTTGTTAGTTAACCTGGTGGCAACCGGTATTTTGGGTTTTTTGCTGGTATATTTGAATCGGTATCAAACCATTGGAAAAGAACTTAGGTTGCTAATAGGGGTGGGTTTTTGCGGGGGATTAAGCACCTTTTCCACGTTTAGTTTAGAAAGTTTTGAGTTGATGCGATCGGGGAATTGGGGTGAGGCTATATGGTATCCCACCCTTAGCTTTGGATTATGTTTAGGCATCCTGGCCTTACTTTCCCGTTTGTAAGAAGTTTAGAGGCAGGCTGTTCGTCCACCGTCAACAGGGAGGTTAATTCCTGTAATATAGGCAGCAGAAGGCGACGCAAGGAATGCGACTGCTGCAGCGGTTTCTGAAGGGCTTGCAAATCGTTTCATCGGCACTTCGTGAAGCATTTCTTCCCTCAGTTCATCAATGGATTTACCGGTTTTGGATGAACGATTTTCCAAAATTTCAGCAATTCGGTCGGTATCGGTGGCGCCGGGTAGAACATTGTTTACAGTAATTCCAAAGGGTGCCAATTCGAGACTGAGGGTTTTGGACCAATTGGCAACTGCTGCGCGGATAGTATTGGAAACCCCTAATCCTGGAATAGGTTGTTTAACAGAAGTACTAATGATATTGATGATGCGACCATAATTATCCGCTTTCATTCCCGCAATCACATGTTGAACCAGGAGGTGATTGCAGAGTAAGTGACTTTCAAAGGCCGATTTAAAATCAGTTTCTTGTGCCTGAACAATCGGTCCTCCCGGAGGACCTCCTGTGTTATTCACTAAAATGTGGTATTTTTTTGTGCTTTCAGATAGGGCTGCCTTTAAGGACTCACAATTGGAAAAATCTGCAACAAGGTAATCGTGAAATTGGGTTGGTGTGCTGCGGAGCTGGGAAAGTGTTTCTACTAATTTGTTCTCGTTTCGGGCTATCAGGGTAACATTAGCACCCAAGGCTGCCAATTCAATGGCTATGGCTTTTCCTATTCCACGTGTGCTTCCTCCAACTAAGGCATTTTTACCAAAAAGGGTTATATTCATGCCTACGAAGATAGAAACATTGTGAGTAAATAGCGGATTTTTTAGAAACCTAAGGGTTTATCACTTACTTTTGCACCCTCAAAAATTACCCGCGTATCATGACAGAATATGGACTTAAATCGCCTACTGCAAGTGTTGCTTCATTAGGCTTGAAAAATGTGGCAGCCGCCTATTGGAACATGAATGTTGCTGAATTGGTGGAAGAAACGATTTTACTTGGTGAAGGTGTACTTGCTGATACAGGTGCACTTGCTATCGACACCGGTGAGTTTAAAGGAAGATCACCTAAAGATCGTTTTATTGTTGCAGATGAAAAAACCAATGATTCTGTTTGGTGGGGTGATATCAATATCAAATTTTCTCCTGAGAAATTTGAGCAATTGTATGATAAAGTTTGCTCTTATTTAATCGGTAAAGAGGTGTATGTTCGCGATTCTTACGCTTGTGCAGACCCTAAACACCGCTTAAATATTCGAGTTGTTACGGAATTCCCTTGGCAAAGTATTTTCGCTTATAACCTTTTCTTGCGTCCGACCAACGAAGAAATTCAAACCTTTGATCCGGAATGGACAATTTTGGCAGCTCCGGGTTTTTATGCTGATCCTGCTAAAGACGGAACACGTCAACACAATTTTTCTATCATTAACTTCACCAAGAAAATTATTCTGATTGGTGGAACCGGCTATACCGGTGAAATGAAAAAAGGTATTTTTTCTGTTTTAAATTACATCTTACCTCACGAGCGCAATGTACTATCAATGCATTGTTCGGCCAACATCGGCGCAGAGGGTGATACTGCTATTTTCTTCGGATTGTCTGGAACGGGTAAAACAACCTTAAGCGCTGATCCAAACCGTAAATTGATCGGTGATGATGAACATGGTTGGGCAGAAAACAGTGTGTTTAACTTCGAAGGTGGTTGCTATGCCAAATGTGTTGATCTAACCAAAGAAAAGGAACCACAAATCTTCGATGCTATTAAGTTTGGCTCTTTATTAGAGAATATCGAATTTTATGATGGTACCGCAACTGTTGATTTTGCCGATATTTCTAATACCGAGAATACCCGGGTTAGTTACCCAATTCATTATATTTCCAATGCTGTAGAACCATCCATAGGCGGAATTCCAAAGAATATTTTCTTCCTTACCTGCGATGCAACCGGAGTTCTTCCTCCAATTAGCAAACTTACCATTGGTCAGGCAATGTATCATTTTATTTCCGGTTACACCGCTAAGGTTGCTGGAACTGAAGTAGGTGTAACTGAACCTCAAATGACTTTCTCTGCTTGTTTTGGTAAAGCATTTTTGCCATTGCACCCAACTAAATACGCAGAATTGTTAGGTAAGAAAATCCATGAGAATAATGTGAATGTTTGGTTGGTTAACACCGGCTGGGTAGGTGGATCACACGGTGTTGGAGAACGTATTAAATTGCGCTATACCCGCGCCTTAATTACCGCAGCATTAAACGGAACCTTGAACGGAGTTACTTTCGAAGCTCACCCTGTTTTCGGTGTTTCTTACCCAACTTCTTGTCCGGAA
The DNA window shown above is from Bacteroidia bacterium and carries:
- the pckA gene encoding phosphoenolpyruvate carboxykinase (ATP) translates to MTEYGLKSPTASVASLGLKNVAAAYWNMNVAELVEETILLGEGVLADTGALAIDTGEFKGRSPKDRFIVADEKTNDSVWWGDINIKFSPEKFEQLYDKVCSYLIGKEVYVRDSYACADPKHRLNIRVVTEFPWQSIFAYNLFLRPTNEEIQTFDPEWTILAAPGFYADPAKDGTRQHNFSIINFTKKIILIGGTGYTGEMKKGIFSVLNYILPHERNVLSMHCSANIGAEGDTAIFFGLSGTGKTTLSADPNRKLIGDDEHGWAENSVFNFEGGCYAKCVDLTKEKEPQIFDAIKFGSLLENIEFYDGTATVDFADISNTENTRVSYPIHYISNAVEPSIGGIPKNIFFLTCDATGVLPPISKLTIGQAMYHFISGYTAKVAGTEVGVTEPQMTFSACFGKAFLPLHPTKYAELLGKKIHENNVNVWLVNTGWVGGSHGVGERIKLRYTRALITAALNGTLNGVTFEAHPVFGVSYPTSCPEVPTELLNPRNSWADKDSYDQKANHLAEAFVKNFAQYASNANEEILSAAPKVRATA
- a CDS encoding SDR family oxidoreductase, with the translated sequence MNITLFGKNALVGGSTRGIGKAIAIELAALGANVTLIARNENKLVETLSQLRSTPTQFHDYLVADFSNCESLKAALSESTKKYHILVNNTGGPPGGPIVQAQETDFKSAFESHLLCNHLLVQHVIAGMKADNYGRIINIISTSVKQPIPGLGVSNTIRAAVANWSKTLSLELAPFGITVNNVLPGATDTDRIAEILENRSSKTGKSIDELREEMLHEVPMKRFASPSETAAAVAFLASPSAAYITGINLPVDGGRTACL
- the crcB gene encoding fluoride efflux transporter CrcB; this translates as MKDFMMVLFGGAVGSGLRWWIGTRAWFEGSFPVKTLLVNLVATGILGFLLVYLNRYQTIGKELRLLIGVGFCGGLSTFSTFSLESFELMRSGNWGEAIWYPTLSFGLCLGILALLSRL